The Halalkalibacter krulwichiae genome has a segment encoding these proteins:
- a CDS encoding DEAD/DEAH box helicase: protein MSTFSFDALPTFLKDALREQGIQEPTDIQSKMIPEALEGQSLIARSQTGTGKTLAYLLPALTKIDVAKKGLQVIVLAPTQELAMQVVDVAKSLTEKEPIIIGSYIGGANIKRQVEKLKKQKPQLAIGTPGRLLELIEMKKLKLHEVQVVAVDEADRMMAEHSSWEATIQIAKRAGRETQFLFVSATIPKDFSEQVAAAAPFVVQVEAEGGLVHTENVDHLYIRADERDKIDVARRVIHAENIEKGIVFVNQLEKVAETAEKFSYKGIKALALSSDQSKHEREHALKSFHKGETHILIASDVAARGLDIDNVTHIIQLDAPANSDSYLHRAGRTGRMGKSGKVLTIVDRKSEYKVDKYRRDLKIELKETMLTRGNLIMK, encoded by the coding sequence ATGAGCACATTTTCATTTGACGCATTACCTACATTTTTAAAAGATGCATTAAGAGAACAAGGAATACAAGAGCCGACTGATATTCAATCTAAAATGATACCAGAAGCATTAGAAGGTCAAAGTTTAATCGCACGATCGCAAACAGGAACAGGTAAGACCCTTGCCTATTTGTTACCCGCTCTAACAAAAATCGATGTTGCGAAAAAGGGACTACAGGTTATTGTCCTTGCTCCTACGCAAGAACTTGCTATGCAAGTTGTCGATGTTGCCAAAAGTTTAACGGAAAAAGAACCGATTATCATTGGATCTTACATTGGTGGAGCCAATATTAAACGTCAAGTAGAAAAGCTAAAGAAACAAAAGCCGCAACTAGCGATAGGGACACCCGGAAGACTTCTAGAATTAATTGAAATGAAAAAATTAAAGCTTCATGAAGTACAAGTCGTCGCCGTTGATGAAGCAGACAGAATGATGGCTGAGCATTCTTCGTGGGAAGCAACTATACAAATTGCGAAACGGGCAGGTAGAGAAACACAATTTTTATTTGTTTCGGCAACAATCCCAAAAGACTTTTCAGAACAAGTTGCAGCGGCAGCGCCATTTGTTGTACAAGTTGAAGCTGAGGGTGGCTTAGTCCATACAGAAAATGTTGATCACCTTTACATCCGTGCAGACGAAAGAGATAAAATTGATGTAGCAAGAAGAGTCATTCATGCTGAGAACATTGAAAAAGGAATCGTCTTTGTAAATCAATTAGAAAAAGTCGCTGAAACAGCAGAGAAGTTTTCTTATAAAGGAATTAAAGCACTCGCACTTTCTTCAGATCAGTCCAAGCACGAAAGGGAGCATGCGCTAAAATCATTCCATAAAGGAGAAACGCATATTCTTATTGCTTCGGATGTCGCGGCTAGAGGTCTCGATATTGATAATGTGACACATATTATTCAGTTAGACGCTCCGGCCAATTCAGATAGCTATTTACATCGTGCCGGTAGAACGGGTCGAATGGGCAAAAGTGGAAAGGTTTTAACGATTGTCGATCGCAAAAGTGAATATAAGGTAGATAAATATCGCCGAGATTTAAAAATTGAACTTAAAGAAACCATGTTAACTAGAGGAAATCTAATCATGAAATAA
- a CDS encoding potassium channel family protein: MSQWVLLRTLFAHIPLLVKLAFTVLLSGIAAGAIVHVLEPSKFPTWFDGIWWAFVTVSTVGYGDFVPESTTTRLLAILLIFAGVGFMTLLVTSFAGAAVQINQSTREGGVSFLGEGHIIIIGWNERSRHTITTIKEEKPHTKIVLIDETLQELPNAYKGIHFVRGNSSEDAVLKQANIGLASTVLITASHQGNEFTADAFSVLTTLAVKAQNPSVYTIVELLTRDQVVNATRAGADKCISSTQLTGDILTSNVIHPNTSEVISKLFEFERMSLLEIRPIHERMVGKSFVSLLSETYNSGYLPLGIKRGEQMLIHPHATLVIEADDELIIIASQAK, from the coding sequence ATGTCGCAATGGGTTCTTTTACGAACACTTTTTGCACATATTCCCCTTCTCGTGAAACTCGCATTCACGGTATTACTATCTGGAATTGCCGCAGGGGCTATTGTTCATGTACTAGAACCGTCTAAATTTCCTACGTGGTTTGATGGCATTTGGTGGGCATTTGTTACCGTATCAACAGTAGGCTACGGGGACTTTGTACCAGAGTCTACAACGACAAGGCTACTTGCCATTTTGCTAATTTTTGCCGGCGTTGGCTTCATGACGCTGTTAGTGACATCCTTCGCTGGAGCTGCTGTTCAAATAAACCAATCAACGAGAGAAGGCGGTGTCTCTTTTTTAGGGGAAGGACATATTATTATCATCGGCTGGAACGAAAGAAGCCGTCATACGATCACAACGATAAAAGAAGAAAAACCACATACAAAGATTGTTTTGATTGATGAGACGTTACAAGAGTTACCAAACGCATATAAAGGAATTCATTTTGTTCGAGGGAATAGTAGCGAAGATGCCGTGTTGAAGCAAGCTAATATCGGTCTAGCCTCCACTGTTTTAATTACAGCAAGTCATCAAGGTAATGAATTTACTGCCGATGCTTTTTCCGTGTTAACAACACTTGCAGTAAAAGCACAAAATCCGTCTGTGTACACGATCGTTGAATTGCTTACTAGAGACCAAGTTGTCAATGCAACTCGGGCTGGAGCTGATAAATGCATCAGCTCCACTCAATTAACAGGTGATATCCTAACTTCAAATGTTATTCACCCGAACACAAGTGAGGTGATAAGCAAATTATTTGAATTCGAGAGAATGAGCTTATTAGAAATTCGACCGATTCATGAAAGAATGGTTGGAAAATCATTTGTATCATTATTATCGGAAACATATAACAGTGGTTACTTACCTTTAGGAATTAAAAGAGGCGAGCAGATGTTAATCCATCCACACGCCACTCTTGTCATTGAAGCCGATGACGAATTAATTATCATTGCTAGTCAAGCAAAGTAA
- a CDS encoding cysteine hydrolase family protein, translating to MKIKPTYALLIIDMINDLEFSSGVQLLPHALDAAEKITVLKKEVKALDIPVIYVNDNYGKWQSDFRYLVDHCLQEEVRGKPLANMLQPDESDYFILKPKYSGFYATPLELLLEHLNINTLILTGVTGDMCVQFTANDAYMRNFGLMIPSDCVASHTHHINQQSLHTMKEVVKADISPSSLLLEKLKKNT from the coding sequence ATGAAGATCAAACCAACCTACGCTTTGCTGATTATTGATATGATTAATGACCTTGAATTTTCTAGTGGTGTTCAGTTATTGCCCCATGCCTTAGATGCCGCAGAGAAGATTACTGTCTTGAAAAAAGAAGTAAAAGCACTTGATATTCCCGTCATCTACGTAAATGATAATTACGGCAAATGGCAATCAGATTTTCGCTATCTTGTAGACCATTGCTTACAAGAGGAAGTTCGTGGAAAGCCACTTGCCAACATGTTGCAACCCGATGAAAGTGATTATTTTATACTAAAACCAAAGTATTCGGGCTTTTATGCTACACCACTAGAGCTTCTACTTGAACACCTGAATATAAATACGTTGATTCTGACTGGGGTTACAGGAGATATGTGTGTGCAATTTACAGCAAATGATGCCTATATGCGAAATTTCGGACTTATGATCCCGTCCGATTGTGTCGCCTCTCATACACACCACATCAATCAACAGTCTTTACATACGATGAAAGAAGTTGTGAAAGCTGATATTTCACCTTCATCTTTGTTACTTGAGAAACTGAAAAAGAATACTTAG
- the yugI gene encoding S1 domain-containing post-transcriptional regulator GSP13: MSNYEVGNIVEGKVTGIKPFGAFVALDEKKQGLVHISEVAHGFVKDINDVLKVGDEVKVKIMNVEEESGKISLSIRATQEAPERPARPANKPRPQAAGGARKPQAQKQQQQGFNTLEDKLKEWLKQSNEIQADLNKRAKK; the protein is encoded by the coding sequence ATGTCAAATTACGAAGTTGGAAATATCGTAGAAGGAAAAGTTACTGGCATCAAGCCTTTTGGTGCGTTCGTAGCGCTAGATGAGAAAAAACAAGGATTAGTTCATATTTCAGAAGTAGCACACGGATTCGTTAAGGATATCAATGATGTTCTTAAAGTTGGAGACGAAGTGAAAGTGAAAATCATGAATGTGGAAGAGGAGTCTGGAAAAATCTCACTTTCAATCCGTGCAACTCAAGAAGCACCTGAGCGTCCTGCTCGTCCTGCTAACAAACCTCGTCCTCAAGCTGCTGGTGGTGCACGTAAACCACAAGCACAAAAGCAACAGCAACAAGGTTTCAATACGCTAGAAGACAAGTTAAAAGAATGGTTAAAGCAATCAAATGAAATTCAAGCTGACCTTAACAAACGTGCAAAGAAATAA
- a CDS encoding YugN-like family protein — protein MITLQSTVEGKQFKLKELEDKLKPLGYSIGGGWEYDHGYFDYKIDDENGYTFLRVPFRAIDGELEQRGVTVQVGTPFLLNHKYQDSLDDNPDVFNGLVRMTWNSSINQFQEPVEKDGTIDQKYMPTATSLIEELELTLLD, from the coding sequence ATGATCACTCTTCAATCTACAGTAGAAGGGAAACAATTTAAGTTAAAAGAGCTAGAAGATAAACTTAAGCCTCTTGGCTACTCCATTGGAGGGGGCTGGGAGTATGACCATGGTTATTTTGACTACAAAATAGATGATGAAAATGGTTACACTTTTTTACGCGTTCCTTTTCGAGCAATTGACGGTGAGCTAGAACAAAGAGGGGTAACCGTACAAGTAGGTACCCCATTTCTTTTGAACCATAAGTATCAAGATAGTCTAGACGACAATCCAGATGTCTTTAATGGATTAGTAAGAATGACTTGGAACAGTTCGATTAATCAATTCCAAGAGCCGGTAGAAAAAGATGGTACGATTGATCAAAAGTATATGCCGACGGCAACAAGTTTAATTGAAGAGCTTGAGCTTACTTTGCTTGACTAG
- a CDS encoding aminotransferase: protein MTQTKLNTRLSKRVQEIKPSGIRRFFDLASKMDNIISLGVGEPDFVTPWNVREASISSLERGFTAYSANAGLFELRKEISNYMSNRFSVNYDPETEVLVTVGASEAIDIGMRAILDEGDEVIIVEPSFVSYVPLVQMAGGVAVSVGTSNENQFKVSAKQIEAAITPRTKALMLCFPNNPTGATMNGKEMQEIADLAECHDLLVFSDEIYAELSYDEKHVSFASLPNMKDRTILISGFSKAFAMTGWRLGFVMASPDLLAAMLKLHQYSLMCAPTMAQYGALEALKSGMDDIERMKQSYKQRRNFVVKSFGEIGLPCHTPGGAFYAFPSVEKTGLTSEQFAEKLLLEERIAVVPGYVFGEGGEGHIRCSYATSMDNLEQSVERIDRFLRKLM, encoded by the coding sequence ATGACTCAAACGAAATTGAACACACGACTATCTAAACGAGTTCAGGAGATTAAACCTTCTGGAATTAGAAGATTTTTTGATTTAGCTTCCAAAATGGACAATATTATTTCCCTTGGAGTAGGTGAGCCAGACTTTGTCACTCCATGGAATGTGCGAGAGGCTAGTATTTCTTCGTTAGAGAGAGGGTTTACTGCTTACTCTGCAAATGCAGGGCTATTCGAGTTGCGAAAAGAGATTTCAAATTATATGAGCAATCGTTTCTCGGTTAACTATGATCCTGAAACGGAAGTACTTGTGACTGTAGGTGCGAGTGAAGCCATTGATATAGGGATGAGAGCTATTTTAGATGAAGGCGATGAAGTGATCATCGTAGAACCGAGCTTTGTCTCCTATGTCCCACTTGTGCAAATGGCTGGTGGTGTCGCTGTTTCAGTTGGAACTAGCAATGAAAATCAATTTAAGGTTTCGGCTAAACAAATTGAAGCTGCGATTACCCCTCGAACAAAAGCGCTTATGCTTTGTTTTCCGAATAATCCAACAGGAGCTACGATGAACGGGAAAGAAATGCAAGAAATCGCTGATTTAGCTGAATGCCATGACTTACTTGTCTTTTCTGATGAGATCTATGCGGAGTTAAGTTATGATGAGAAACATGTTAGCTTTGCCTCTCTTCCGAATATGAAAGATCGAACGATTTTAATATCTGGATTTTCGAAGGCATTTGCAATGACGGGTTGGCGCTTAGGGTTTGTGATGGCATCACCTGACTTGTTGGCTGCGATGTTGAAGTTGCACCAATATAGTTTAATGTGTGCTCCTACAATGGCTCAATATGGTGCACTTGAAGCTTTAAAAAGTGGAATGGATGATATTGAGCGCATGAAGCAATCTTACAAACAACGTCGTAATTTTGTTGTTAAATCATTTGGGGAAATTGGATTGCCTTGTCATACACCTGGAGGAGCTTTCTATGCCTTTCCTTCCGTTGAAAAAACGGGGCTAACGTCTGAGCAATTCGCAGAAAAACTTTTATTGGAAGAGCGCATCGCTGTAGTACCCGGATATGTCTTTGGAGAAGGTGGCGAAGGGCACATTCGTTGCTCCTACGCAACTTCAATGGACAATTTAGAGCAGTCGGTCGAACGTATAGACCGTTTCCTACGAAAATTAATGTAA
- a CDS encoding YihY/virulence factor BrkB family protein, whose translation MNNYSFMKILFTKLKTDPVLDWAATLAYYFMLSIFPLLIFILALVPYFRFDLDTVYSFIHDYVPEGLANVLGTTVLEVISEPQGGLVSFGVIATLWSASNGMNALIRAVNRSYNTEETRNFIKLRFMSILLTISMIIVIVVTLLLPVFGHVIIELFETYFFLPHETANILNTLRWIIGIGLMTFVLMVLYKIAPNVKLSFKQVILGAIVATVGWQIISVIFSTYVSNFSNYTATYGSLGGVIILMLWFFLTGLILVIGGKSTLPCINTSKRKRFSLRNV comes from the coding sequence ATGAACAATTACTCATTTATGAAAATACTCTTCACTAAGTTGAAGACGGATCCAGTATTGGACTGGGCCGCAACACTTGCCTATTATTTTATGCTCTCTATTTTCCCATTATTGATTTTCATATTGGCATTAGTGCCCTACTTCCGCTTTGATTTGGATACTGTTTATTCTTTTATTCATGACTATGTTCCTGAAGGACTCGCCAATGTATTAGGAACGACAGTGTTAGAAGTCATTTCAGAACCGCAAGGAGGCCTTGTCTCTTTTGGTGTAATTGCAACACTTTGGTCTGCTTCGAATGGGATGAACGCTCTTATACGGGCAGTTAACCGCTCGTATAACACTGAAGAAACACGGAATTTTATCAAGTTACGTTTCATGTCCATCCTCTTAACGATTTCAATGATTATCGTCATCGTTGTCACGTTATTGTTGCCTGTTTTTGGACATGTCATTATTGAATTGTTCGAAACGTACTTTTTCCTGCCGCACGAGACTGCAAACATATTAAATACATTGCGCTGGATTATCGGCATTGGCTTAATGACCTTTGTTCTAATGGTACTTTATAAAATCGCCCCAAATGTAAAGCTATCTTTTAAACAGGTTATACTTGGGGCAATCGTTGCTACTGTTGGTTGGCAAATTATTTCCGTTATTTTCTCTACATATGTTAGCAATTTCAGTAACTACACTGCTACATATGGAAGCCTCGGCGGCGTTATCATCTTAATGCTTTGGTTCTTTCTAACAGGACTTATTCTCGTTATTGGGGGCAAATCAACGCTGCCATGCATCAACACATCAAAAAGGAAAAGATTCTCTCTTAGAAATGTATAA
- a CDS encoding helix-turn-helix domain-containing protein: MYYDEYEQYQSFRSMDDLNEAVRQALYYYADKLNKTAVTVLKLLSRYSCKVIGVSWMKAATIAQLIDKSEKTARRALKTLEEVGIIMRVPTIREKGGRGYDICVIQSVVQAEMSSREESGNERESKAQKGSELKETAISNKLNNYVIDALDSSYTPDNVPDRFISACKPFFGANKIYELWRRVSIAYDKSGLDSSVDSVLDVVIRTFKTSVFAWKRGAIRKSFAGYYYGAIYRVLIQERRKEVAAESGAFGWLEKCT, encoded by the coding sequence ATGTATTACGACGAGTACGAACAATACCAGTCATTCCGCAGCATGGACGACCTGAACGAAGCTGTCCGCCAAGCACTCTATTATTACGCGGACAAATTGAATAAGACGGCCGTTACCGTGCTTAAGCTTCTATCGCGTTATTCATGTAAAGTAATCGGCGTTTCTTGGATGAAAGCGGCCACGATAGCCCAATTGATCGATAAAAGTGAAAAGACCGCTAGAAGGGCGCTCAAGACGCTAGAAGAGGTCGGCATTATTATGCGTGTCCCTACTATTCGCGAAAAGGGCGGACGTGGTTACGATATTTGCGTGATTCAGTCAGTTGTCCAGGCGGAAATGTCCAGTCGTGAAGAGTCCGGAAATGAGCGCGAGAGTAAGGCGCAAAAGGGTTCGGAACTAAAAGAAACCGCAATATCTAATAAACTAAATAACTACGTAATAGACGCACTAGATTCGTCCTATACGCCTGATAACGTACCTGACCGATTCATTTCCGCTTGTAAGCCGTTCTTTGGTGCGAATAAAATCTACGAGCTATGGCGTAGAGTCTCGATTGCATACGATAAGAGCGGGCTAGACTCTTCCGTTGATAGCGTACTGGATGTCGTTATACGGACGTTCAAGACGTCTGTTTTCGCGTGGAAGCGAGGTGCCATCCGAAAGAGCTTCGCCGGTTATTATTATGGCGCAATCTATCGAGTTTTAATCCAGGAGCGCAGAAAAGAAGTAGCTGCGGAGAGTGGTGCGTTCGGATGGCTGGAAAAGTGTACGTAA
- the thiM gene encoding hydroxyethylthiazole kinase, giving the protein MLEQIRETNPLVHCMTNVVVTNFTANGLLALGASPVMAYAKEEVADLASIAGALLLNIGTLSSEQIDNMVLAGKAANKAGVPVIMDPVGAGATTFRTSMSKRILDEVDVAILRGNAGEIASLVDVEANVKGVDGSMEGDKIELAKQAALHFSCTVVVTGEVDVITDGSIVHTVYNGHPWLTKVVGTGCLLGGVVASFAAVGREDLVNAAKEAVTYFGIAGEKAYEKTKEKGIGSFQEAFLNCLFTLTDQDVDELRRTEA; this is encoded by the coding sequence ATGCTAGAGCAAATTCGAGAAACAAATCCGTTAGTTCATTGCATGACAAATGTTGTTGTCACGAACTTTACGGCCAATGGACTATTAGCTTTAGGGGCTTCACCAGTTATGGCTTATGCAAAAGAGGAAGTTGCTGATTTAGCTAGCATAGCAGGTGCATTGTTGCTAAATATAGGAACGCTCTCTTCTGAACAAATAGATAACATGGTATTGGCAGGAAAAGCAGCGAATAAAGCAGGAGTTCCTGTTATTATGGACCCAGTTGGTGCAGGTGCCACAACTTTTCGAACATCGATGAGCAAACGGATTCTTGATGAAGTCGATGTTGCGATATTGCGTGGAAATGCAGGAGAAATTGCATCACTTGTTGACGTGGAGGCAAATGTAAAAGGGGTAGACGGCTCGATGGAAGGTGATAAGATTGAGCTTGCAAAACAAGCAGCTCTTCACTTTTCCTGTACGGTCGTTGTGACAGGTGAGGTCGATGTCATTACGGATGGATCAATTGTACATACGGTCTATAATGGGCACCCATGGTTAACAAAAGTGGTTGGAACCGGTTGTTTGTTAGGTGGAGTGGTTGCATCCTTTGCAGCTGTTGGCCGTGAAGATCTAGTCAATGCCGCTAAAGAGGCCGTTACTTATTTTGGGATTGCAGGAGAAAAGGCTTACGAAAAAACGAAGGAAAAAGGAATTGGCTCTTTTCAGGAAGCTTTTCTTAACTGTTTATTTACCTTAACCGATCAAGATGTTGACGAACTTCGCCGAACTGAGGCGTAG
- a CDS encoding DUF378 domain-containing protein, translating into MSGIQRTALVLAIIGAINWGLIGFFRFDLVAAIFGGQAAAFSRVIYALVGLAGLYCISILFKPDEELERVPETQR; encoded by the coding sequence GTGAGCGGTATTCAACGTACAGCATTAGTTCTAGCGATTATTGGTGCAATCAACTGGGGACTTATCGGTTTCTTCCGTTTTGACCTAGTTGCAGCTATTTTCGGCGGTCAAGCAGCAGCTTTCTCACGTGTAATCTATGCCCTAGTTGGTTTAGCAGGTCTATATTGTATTTCGATTCTATTCAAGCCAGATGAGGAGCTTGAGCGCGTTCCTGAAACACAACGTTAA
- a CDS encoding iron-containing alcohol dehydrogenase, protein MDAFVFQNPTKLIFGKGQNEALAEEVRQFGENVLLVYGGGSIKKNGLYNQVIKSLNESGVTITELAGVEPNPRLSTVYKGIDLCREKQIDLILAVGGGSVIDASKAIAVGAKLEGDIWKVIQKEMTASDALPLGTVLTLAATGSEMNSGSVITNWEEKEKVGWSTPHAFPKFSILDPQNTVTVPRDQTVYGMVDIMSHVIEAYFHKVENTPLQDRIMESILLTVMETAPKLLDDLENEKYRETILYCGTMALNGITQMGLKGDWATHNIEHAVSAVYDIPHAGGLAILFPNWMRHTLKERIPRHVQLATRVLGVEPTGKTDEEIALEGIEKLSAFWTSLGAPNRLADYNIDQSEINRMADLASYRGPFGNFKPLTKDDVVAILTASL, encoded by the coding sequence ATGGATGCATTTGTGTTTCAAAACCCAACAAAATTGATTTTTGGAAAAGGGCAAAATGAAGCGCTGGCCGAAGAGGTTAGACAATTTGGTGAAAATGTTCTGCTCGTTTATGGTGGTGGAAGTATAAAGAAAAACGGCTTGTATAACCAGGTTATCAAAAGTTTAAACGAATCAGGAGTTACGATTACGGAACTTGCAGGGGTTGAACCGAATCCTAGATTATCGACTGTCTATAAAGGAATTGACCTTTGCCGTGAAAAGCAAATTGATTTAATACTCGCTGTAGGTGGAGGGAGTGTTATTGATGCTTCTAAAGCAATTGCCGTTGGCGCTAAACTTGAAGGAGATATTTGGAAGGTTATTCAGAAAGAAATGACAGCTAGCGATGCCTTACCGTTAGGAACCGTTCTTACGCTTGCTGCAACTGGTTCAGAAATGAACTCAGGATCAGTGATTACAAATTGGGAAGAAAAAGAAAAGGTAGGGTGGAGTACACCACATGCTTTTCCTAAATTTTCTATTCTTGACCCGCAAAATACGGTGACTGTTCCAAGGGATCAAACGGTATACGGCATGGTTGATATAATGAGTCATGTCATTGAAGCATATTTCCATAAAGTAGAGAATACACCCCTGCAAGATCGAATTATGGAATCCATTTTACTTACTGTTATGGAGACAGCGCCAAAGCTCTTAGACGATCTAGAAAATGAAAAATACCGTGAGACGATTTTGTATTGCGGAACAATGGCGTTAAATGGAATTACACAAATGGGATTAAAAGGTGATTGGGCAACTCATAATATTGAACATGCAGTATCAGCTGTATATGATATTCCTCATGCTGGCGGCTTGGCCATTTTATTTCCTAACTGGATGCGGCATACGTTGAAAGAACGTATACCGCGTCATGTCCAATTAGCTACAAGAGTTTTAGGGGTTGAACCGACTGGGAAAACAGACGAAGAAATTGCTTTAGAAGGAATTGAGAAGTTATCTGCATTTTGGACATCTCTTGGTGCGCCTAATCGATTAGCTGATTACAACATTGACCAAAGCGAAATCAACCGTATGGCAGACCTTGCTTCCTATCGAGGTCCATTTGGAAACTTTAAACCATTAACAAAAGACGATGTCGTTGCGATATTAACAGCGTCTTTATAA
- a CDS encoding Lrp/AsnC family transcriptional regulator, which produces MNEKAIEILQIIESNGRVAVPTLAKMVDLTENEVNQMLKQLEEEKVILSYSAVIDWSKINKQEGVTAMIDVKVTPQRGVGFDEVAERIYRFQEVKALYLMSGAYDLQVVIEGKTMTEVARFVSEKLSTIDTVISTTTHFQLKTYKHDGVVFDQGDEDHRIVVTP; this is translated from the coding sequence ATGAACGAAAAAGCAATTGAAATCCTACAAATTATTGAAAGTAACGGTCGAGTGGCTGTCCCAACATTAGCGAAGATGGTTGATTTAACAGAGAATGAAGTCAACCAAATGTTAAAACAGTTAGAAGAAGAAAAAGTGATCTTAAGCTACTCAGCTGTTATTGATTGGAGCAAAATTAATAAGCAAGAAGGCGTAACAGCTATGATTGATGTGAAAGTAACACCTCAACGTGGAGTGGGGTTTGACGAGGTAGCTGAACGCATTTATAGATTCCAAGAAGTAAAAGCCCTATATTTAATGTCAGGAGCTTACGATCTTCAGGTTGTAATTGAAGGGAAGACAATGACGGAAGTCGCTCGTTTTGTATCAGAGAAATTATCAACGATCGATACAGTTATTTCAACAACTACACACTTTCAGTTGAAAACCTACAAGCATGATGGAGTTGTCTTTGACCAAGGTGACGAAGATCACCGGATTGTGGTGACGCCGTAA
- a CDS encoding HU family DNA-binding protein — protein MNKTELVQAVAERTQLTKKDAGNAVNAVFDLIEESLAKGETVQLIGFGNFEVRERAARKGRNPQTGEEIDIAATKTPAFKAGKQLKESVK, from the coding sequence ATGAACAAAACGGAACTAGTGCAAGCAGTAGCTGAACGGACACAGCTGACAAAAAAAGATGCCGGAAATGCTGTCAATGCAGTTTTCGATCTAATTGAAGAATCATTAGCTAAAGGGGAAACTGTTCAATTGATTGGTTTTGGTAACTTTGAAGTCCGAGAACGTGCCGCTAGAAAAGGGCGTAACCCACAAACCGGTGAAGAAATTGATATCGCCGCTACAAAGACCCCTGCATTTAAAGCAGGAAAACAATTAAAAGAATCTGTAAAATAA
- a CDS encoding tyrosine-type recombinase/integrase encodes MFTNSEKPRKRKTFRSSVVTNKATTDLTELFEKFVQSKKAAGRSKATISIYYFHFSVIKRYSEVNDVDLNVKKLDVDDFRDFIIYMLEDHVKFGGHPFKKEEHMEVGLKPRTANDVLKTLRQIYQFIVREGVIDKSPLDQIESVKHTEKPIDIMTPDEVRNFFASLNLRKYSEFRDYVIANFLLDSLCRINETLLLRRHDFDFEGNFVRIRAEVTKSRIARIAPFQRRTGKLIQELIAENETFNTDFIFLANHGEPLKANHFRNQLRRYAKRMGMRRHFNPHLFRHTGATWFLEQGGDLRTLQTILGHADLRMTMRYTHLTGRSIAASHEQFSPLNNIIGKLNKPRKI; translated from the coding sequence GTGTTTACTAACTCCGAAAAGCCACGCAAAAGAAAGACATTTCGCTCAAGCGTTGTCACAAACAAGGCAACTACCGATCTGACCGAACTATTCGAAAAATTCGTCCAATCCAAGAAAGCCGCTGGACGCTCCAAAGCGACAATATCGATCTATTATTTCCACTTTAGTGTTATTAAACGTTATAGCGAGGTTAATGATGTCGACCTTAATGTTAAAAAGTTAGACGTGGATGATTTTCGTGATTTTATTATTTACATGTTAGAAGATCATGTGAAATTTGGGGGCCATCCGTTTAAGAAAGAAGAGCATATGGAGGTTGGTCTAAAACCTAGAACTGCTAACGATGTACTGAAAACGTTACGTCAAATTTATCAATTTATTGTTAGAGAGGGCGTAATTGACAAATCACCTTTAGACCAAATAGAAAGCGTTAAACACACTGAAAAACCAATAGACATAATGACGCCTGATGAGGTACGTAATTTCTTTGCTTCGTTAAATTTAAGGAAGTACTCCGAATTTAGGGATTACGTGATTGCAAATTTCTTATTAGATTCTCTTTGTCGCATAAATGAAACACTACTTTTACGACGTCATGATTTTGATTTTGAGGGTAACTTTGTGCGGATAAGGGCTGAAGTAACAAAGAGCCGTATTGCGCGCATAGCACCTTTCCAGAGAAGAACCGGAAAGTTAATACAAGAATTGATTGCGGAGAATGAAACCTTTAATACTGATTTCATATTTTTAGCGAATCACGGTGAGCCGTTAAAAGCGAATCATTTTAGGAATCAATTAAGGCGGTATGCAAAAAGGATGGGGATGAGAAGGCATTTTAATCCTCATTTATTTAGACACACAGGTGCCACATGGTTTTTAGAACAGGGAGGAGATTTAAGGACTCTTCAGACTATACTTGGGCATGCGGATTTACGGATGACAATGCGATATACACATTTAACTGGTAGAAGTATTGCGGCGTCTCATGAGCAGTTCTCGCCTCTAAACAATATTATAGGAAAGCTAAATAAGCCGCGAAAAATATAA